A genomic region of Candidatus Poribacteria bacterium contains the following coding sequences:
- a CDS encoding amidohydrolase, with protein sequence MIIVDTHCHAGLNKYEPIETLLYHMEQSGVDRAVLIQHQGTTNNSYHVECLGAHPDRLASAMIVESTDDGERMRYWADQGLVGIRLAADSRAEASDPLAQWRTAAELNLVVSAPSSPSTLLSDGFAEVLKLFPDLQIVIEHLAGVGTDAVAPYDELKRVLALAKHPNLTIKLPGFGEFCNLPYPFENVPPLARMVVEAFGPQRVMWGSDFPPVSSREGYHRSLQFPLDYFSDLSEEEREWIFGRTALSVWKFADS encoded by the coding sequence ATGATTATCGTCGATACCCACTGTCATGCCGGACTGAACAAATACGAACCCATCGAAACTCTGCTTTACCACATGGAGCAATCCGGTGTCGATCGCGCGGTCTTAATTCAGCATCAGGGAACTACCAACAATAGTTATCATGTTGAATGTTTGGGTGCCCACCCAGACCGGCTTGCCTCGGCGATGATTGTGGAAAGCACCGACGATGGAGAGCGGATGCGCTATTGGGCGGACCAAGGGCTTGTGGGGATCCGTCTCGCCGCAGACTCACGAGCGGAAGCGTCTGATCCGCTCGCACAGTGGCGTACTGCTGCCGAACTTAATCTTGTCGTCAGTGCCCCTTCAAGCCCATCAACGCTCCTCAGCGACGGATTTGCTGAAGTCCTGAAGCTGTTTCCTGACCTCCAGATCGTCATCGAACATTTAGCTGGTGTGGGCACGGATGCAGTGGCACCGTATGATGAGTTGAAGCGCGTTCTTGCCTTGGCAAAACACCCCAACCTGACAATAAAACTGCCGGGCTTCGGGGAATTCTGTAACCTGCCTTATCCATTCGAGAACGTCCCTCCGCTGGCACGCATGGTTGTGGAGGCGTTTGGACCGCAACGGGTAATGTGGGGGAGCGACTTTCCGCCGGTCAGTTCGAGGGAAGGATATCACCGTTCACTTCAGTTCCCGCTTGATTACTTCTCCGATTTGAGCGAGGAAGAGCGGGAGTGGATTTTCGGTCGCACCGCGTTGTCGGTGTGGAAATTCGCCGATTCTTGA